From a region of the Vanessa atalanta chromosome 13, ilVanAtal1.2, whole genome shotgun sequence genome:
- the LOC125068536 gene encoding translocation protein SEC62 → MADKRKIKKRKEEFGEPPVSEKPTSEEYAVAKWLKANVPTKKTKFLNHHVEYFTGTKAVDALLTSKWATGKNPIFTTRREVSDYLHQMLVHKLFHRAKKVPVSEQELKGKSKKKDIEKSSKSGDEKDGEKSQASACESKDTKDNKETKDKEKEKKKRKIRLEMHMEQLFLDSLDAYVWIYDPMPWYYWLCGALVVFGTIGVCMFPLWPATVRKGVYYLSVAAAAFLVMIIVLAVLRVVVFCLVWILTLSRHHLWLLPNLTEDVGFFASFWPLYKYEYRGPGSESDKSSKSKKKRKKDKHSDEEEEKTPLVQAEKPTEPSVEAKPIPQVETVDSKEEPQDPVSNTDKLSESESENSQRSSTDRDFEMVEPADFEPDPKDNTT, encoded by the exons ATGGCAGacaaaaggaaaattaaaaaacgaaaagag GAGTTTGGTGAGCCGCCCGTGTCTGAGAAGCCAACGAGTGAAGAGTACGCTGTCGCGAAATGGTTGAAGGCTAACGTTCCCACAAAGAAAACCAAATTCCTCAACCACCACGTCGAATACTTTACAG GTACAAAGGCAGTAGATGCACTTCTCACATCGAAATGGGCAACCGGAAAGAATCCAATCTTCACAACGCGTCGCGAAGTATCCGACTATCTCCACCAAATGCTCGTGCACAAACTGTTCCATAGAGCAAAGAag GTACCAGTTAGTGAGCAAGAATTAAAAGGGAAGTCAAAGAAGAAAGACATCGAAAAGTCAAGCAAGAGTGGAGATGAAAAGGATGGAGAAAAGAGTCAAGCGAGTGCCTGTGAATCTAAG gACACAAAGGACAACAAAGAGACTAAAGACAAGGAAAAAGAGAAGAAGAAACGTAAAATCCGTTTAGAAATGCACATGGAACAATTGTTCTTGGACAGTTTGGATGCATATGTATGGATCTATGACCCGATGCCCTGGTACTACTGGTTGTGTGGAGCGCTTGTTGTCTTCGGTACGATTGGGGTGTGCATGTTCCCACTCTGGCCAGCTACTGTACG GAAAGGTGTGTATTATCTAAGTGTAGCGGCTGCTGCATTCCTCGTAATGATCATAGTGCTGGCTGTGCTACGAGTTGTCGTGTTCTGTCTGGTGTGGATACTGACTCTCTCGCGACATCACCTCTGGCTGCTGCCGAACTTAACCGAGGATGTTGGATTCTTTGCATCTTTCTGGCCACTTTATAAG tacgaATACCGCGGGCCGGGTTCCGAAAGCGATAAGTCATCAAAGAGCAAGAAAAAACGTAAGAAAGACAAGCATTCAGATGAGGAAGAAGAAAAAACTCCGCTAGTGCAAGCAGAGAAGCCGACCGAGCCAAGCGTTGAGGCAAAACCAATTCCTCAAGTTGAAACTGTTGATTCCAA gGAAGAACCACAGGATCCAGTTTCAAACACAGATAAGCTCTCAGAATCTGAGTCGGAGAATAGTCAACGATCCTCAACTGATAGAGACTTTGAGATGGTAGAGCCAGCGGACTTTGAACCCGATCCGAAGGACAACACAACATAG
- the LOC125068538 gene encoding 4-hydroxyphenylpyruvate dioxygenase-like: MTTYTDKGKKPENGRFLAFDHITFWVSNAKQAASYFITRFGFEPLAYKGLETGSRKFASHAVRMNKIIFIFQAQYEPEETEFVKEIEYHGDFVKDVAFQVENLDYILEYAKKQGAAVVRDLWEEEDEFGVVRMATLKTYGDNTHTLVDRSKYKGSFLPGYQPSAKDPIQNFLPKVEINFVDHVVGNQPDNGMEEAASWYERCLQFHRFWSVDDKQVCTEYSALRSVVMANWEETVKCPINEPAAGKRKSQIQEYVEYHGGAGVQHIAINTEDIITAIEHLRERGVEFLSIPSVYYKIIREKLKDSKVQVAESIDTLERLNILIDYDDDGYLLQIFTKNTQDRPTLFLEVIQRRNHNGFGAGNFKTLFESIELEQEKRGNL, translated from the exons atg ACAACGTATACAGATAAGGGGAAAAAACCAGAGAATGGGCGATTTTTGGCATTCGATCATATTACTTTTTGGGTATCGAATGCAAAGCAA GCAGCCAGTTACTTCATAACGCGGTTCGGTTTCGAGCCTCTGGCATACAAAGGCTTAGAAACGGGTTCTAGAAAATTCGCATCTCATGCTGTTAGAATGAACAAG attatattcatatttcaaGCGCAATATGAACCCGAGGAAACTGAATTTGTTAAAGAGATAGAATATCACGGAGACTTTGTCAAGGACGTAGCCTTCCAAGTGGAAAACTTAGATTATATACTTGAATATGCGAAGAAACAAGGAGCTGCCGTTGTTCGAGACCTCTGGGAGGAAGAAGACGAATTTGGTGTCGTTCGGATGGCAACACTCAAAACC tacggcgacaacacacacacactggTCGATAGGTCAAAATACAAAGGATCTTTCTTACCTGGTTATCAACCCTCAGCAAAAGATCCCATACAGAATTTTTT GCCGAAAGTTGAAATTAACTTTGTGGATCACGTAGTTGGTAATCAGCCAGACAATGGAATGGAAGAAGCTGCATCGTGGTACGAACGCTGTCTGCAATTTCACAG ATTCTGGTCGGTGGATGACAAACAAGTGTGTACGGAATACTCCGCTCTCCGATCTGTGGTGATGGCGAATTGGGAGGAGACAGTGAAGTGCCCTATCAACGAACCAGCCGCTGGCAAACGAAAGAGTCAGATTCAGGAATACGTGGAGTATCATGGCGGTGCTGGTGTACAACATATTGCCATCAATACTGAGGATATTATTACCGCG ATTGAACATCTTCGTGAACGTGGCGTCGAATTTCTGTCCATACCGTcagtatattacaaaataatacgtGAAAAGTTGAAAGACAGTAAAGTCCAAGTCGCAGAGAGCATAGACACGCTGGAGCGGCTCAACATCCTCATAGACTACGACGACGATGGCTACCTTCTACAAATATTCACCAAGAACACGCAAGATCGACCAACGCTATTCTTAGAAGTGATACAGAGAAGAAATCATAAT ggATTTGGTGCTGGCAACTTCAAAACATTGTTTGAATCCATTGAATTGGAACAAGAAAAACGGGGTAATCTTTAA